From one Poseidonibacter antarcticus genomic stretch:
- a CDS encoding di-heme oxidoredictase family protein, translating to MIKSLVVFFTTGLFALNIPTIKPLDGMSDEQYDKFILGRSFFVIPWVEAPSATSARDGLGPLFNANTCISCHAANGRGTLYNKNKNTSRSLVARLSIPSNGSKEHKKLLYKNGFIPNEVYGTQISINGIHGVDYEARINLDFEEIKVKFPDGEIDTILKPKYKLINQNYGNLSKDTIITYRIAPSLHGLGLIGKIPNEEILKNVDEFDKDNDGISGKANIVYSPKTLKYELGKYTWKASSPSVLEQSASAAVTDMGLTSYLFKEDNCTKFQDDCNNAPKAKDSEDITPIRLEAITYYLKHTQIHKPKQTQDYKEGLEVFESIGCVKCHTNNFKTKNNKIISPYSDFLLHDMGEGLDDGRSEFSASSSEWRTAPLWGLALHEKINKKKPRLLHDGRARNFQEAILWHGGEASKVKENYMNLSKQTREKLLNFLGNI from the coding sequence TTGATAAAAAGCCTGGTAGTATTTTTTACTACTGGGCTTTTTGCGCTTAATATTCCTACTATAAAACCATTAGATGGAATGAGTGATGAACAGTATGATAAATTTATTTTAGGAAGAAGTTTTTTTGTAATTCCTTGGGTTGAAGCTCCAAGTGCAACAAGTGCAAGAGATGGATTAGGTCCTTTATTTAATGCGAATACTTGTATCTCTTGTCATGCTGCAAATGGAAGAGGGACTTTATATAATAAAAATAAGAATACATCGCGTTCTTTAGTTGCAAGATTATCAATTCCTTCTAATGGTTCCAAAGAACATAAAAAATTACTATACAAAAATGGCTTTATACCCAATGAAGTTTATGGTACTCAAATATCAATAAATGGAATACATGGTGTTGATTATGAAGCTAGAATAAATTTAGACTTTGAAGAAATAAAAGTTAAATTTCCAGATGGGGAAATTGATACAATATTAAAACCTAAGTATAAACTAATTAATCAAAATTATGGAAATTTATCAAAAGATACAATAATCACATATAGAATAGCTCCTTCTTTACATGGCTTAGGCTTAATTGGAAAAATACCAAATGAAGAAATTTTGAAAAATGTTGATGAATTTGATAAAGATAATGATGGAATATCAGGAAAAGCTAATATAGTTTATTCTCCTAAAACTTTAAAATATGAATTAGGGAAATATACTTGGAAAGCTAGTTCACCTTCTGTATTAGAACAATCTGCCTCAGCTGCAGTTACAGATATGGGTTTAACTAGTTATCTTTTTAAAGAAGATAATTGTACAAAATTTCAAGATGATTGTAATAATGCACCAAAAGCAAAAGATTCAGAAGATATAACACCAATAAGATTAGAAGCTATTACTTATTATTTAAAACACACACAAATTCATAAGCCTAAACAAACACAAGATTACAAAGAAGGCTTAGAAGTTTTTGAAAGTATTGGTTGTGTGAAATGTCATACAAACAATTTTAAAACAAAAAACAATAAAATCATTTCTCCTTACTCAGATTTTTTACTTCATGATATGGGTGAGGGGTTAGATGATGGAAGAAGTGAATTTTCTGCAAGTTCAAGTGAATGGAGAACAGCACCTTTATGGGGACTTGCATTACATGAAAAGATAAATAAGAAAAAACCAAGATTATTGCATGATGGAAGAGCTAGAAATTTCCAAGAAGCAATTCTTTGGCATGGTGGGGAAGCTAGTAAAGTTAAAGAAAACTATATGAACTTATCTAAACAAACAAGAGAAAAATTACTTAATTTTTTAGGAAATATTTAA
- a CDS encoding imelysin family protein: MKKILFMMMILVSTVFADQTALNSILKNISIPNVDKTIKNANVLKENLNEQNFKKFLSSWKKVEALYFAGEIDNDYLDTPRYIDVFHNLKEDLKEQMQRVIASKDEPNIALFKNSFKTINALEYVLFNDDKITKREKLLSLAILDSIVSHLNDIKGVYTQYLSSKPKSETWENAMIINSLIASTYRLKEWRIGDPSGNSSKYKDNADNKRAEYFLSKSSFLAIKSILDAHEEIMGESKYLNFGKMAVQSGAKAEVAEVENAIHNSLNELKKLKNDDFSNAKDLYEDVKSLHNAYYLSLIEQLAITAKILDADGD; the protein is encoded by the coding sequence ATGAAAAAAATTTTATTTATGATGATGATTTTAGTATCAACAGTTTTTGCAGATCAAACTGCATTAAATTCAATATTAAAAAATATATCAATACCAAATGTTGATAAAACAATAAAAAATGCAAATGTGTTAAAAGAAAATTTAAATGAGCAAAATTTTAAAAAATTTCTTAGTTCATGGAAAAAAGTTGAGGCATTATATTTTGCAGGAGAAATAGATAATGACTATCTTGATACTCCTAGATATATTGATGTGTTTCATAATTTGAAAGAAGATTTAAAAGAACAAATGCAAAGAGTTATTGCTTCAAAAGATGAGCCAAATATAGCACTTTTTAAAAATTCATTTAAAACAATTAATGCATTAGAGTATGTATTATTTAATGATGATAAAATTACTAAAAGAGAAAAGCTTTTAAGTCTAGCAATTCTTGATTCTATTGTTTCTCATTTAAATGATATTAAAGGTGTTTATACACAATATTTAAGCTCAAAACCAAAAAGTGAAACTTGGGAAAATGCAATGATTATTAATAGTTTAATTGCAAGTACTTATAGATTAAAAGAATGGAGAATAGGAGATCCTAGTGGGAATTCTTCAAAATACAAAGACAATGCTGATAATAAAAGAGCTGAGTATTTTTTAAGTAAAAGTTCATTCTTAGCTATAAAATCAATTTTAGATGCACATGAAGAGATTATGGGTGAGAGTAAATATCTTAACTTTGGGAAAATGGCAGTACAATCAGGTGCAAAAGCTGAAGTAGCAGAAGTTGAAAATGCAATTCATAATAGTTTAAATGAGTTAAAAAAACTTAAAAATGATGATTTCTCAAATGCAAAAGATTTATATGAAGATGTAAAGTCATTACATAATGCATATTATTTATCACTAATTGAACAACTAGCAATTACCGCAAAAATTTTAGATGCAGATGGTGACTAA
- a CDS encoding sterol desaturase family protein, giving the protein MNDFFALEYLINPNKRIFWVYILSSILITIIYFYFNSRSKKVVLSSKLWLHPSAKLDYYYFFISYFVKVFMLIPIVVSAKTIAFFVNKHLYLQFDYYENTFFSYEVVIVMYTLSLFLISDFSRYWLHRFLHKIPFLWEFHKVHHSAKVLTPITFYRVHPIENLLYGIRYSLSIGFVTGIFIYFFGAMIDIYSVLGVNIIVFVFSILGANLRHSHVQVSFGEKIEKWFISPKQHQIHHSRRHFNKNYGGTLAIWDRLFGSLSLSKEVKILKFGLRKNQMNDYLSVFDLLIKPFKLLILNKILKKRKLK; this is encoded by the coding sequence TTGAATGATTTTTTTGCATTAGAGTATTTAATAAACCCAAATAAGAGAATTTTTTGGGTTTATATACTCTCTTCAATTTTAATTACAATAATATATTTTTATTTTAATTCAAGAAGTAAAAAAGTAGTACTAAGTTCTAAACTTTGGTTACATCCTAGTGCTAAACTTGATTATTATTACTTTTTTATTTCATATTTTGTAAAAGTATTTATGTTGATTCCTATTGTAGTATCTGCAAAAACAATTGCTTTTTTCGTTAATAAACATTTATATTTACAATTTGATTATTATGAAAATACTTTTTTTTCTTATGAAGTTGTAATTGTGATGTATACCTTATCACTTTTTTTAATAAGTGATTTTTCAAGATATTGGCTTCATAGATTTTTACATAAAATTCCTTTTCTTTGGGAATTCCACAAAGTACATCACAGTGCAAAAGTTTTAACACCAATTACTTTTTATAGAGTTCATCCTATTGAAAATCTTCTTTATGGAATAAGATATTCATTAAGTATTGGTTTTGTAACTGGTATATTTATATACTTTTTTGGTGCAATGATTGATATTTATTCTGTTTTAGGAGTAAATATTATTGTTTTTGTTTTCTCTATTTTAGGAGCTAATTTAAGACATTCACATGTTCAAGTATCTTTTGGAGAAAAAATAGAAAAATGGTTCATTTCACCAAAACAACATCAAATTCATCATAGTCGTAGGCATTTTAATAAAAATTATGGAGGGACATTAGCCATTTGGGATAGATTATTTGGTAGTTTAAGCCTTTCAAAAGAAGTAAAAATATTAAAATTTGGTTTAAGAAAGAATCAAATGAATGATTATCTAAGCGTTTTTGACTTGTTAATCAAGCCATTTAAACTTTTGATATTAAATAAAATATTAAAAAAAAGGAAATTAAAATGA
- a CDS encoding cytochrome-c peroxidase, with protein sequence MNNFKSTLLSAFALFSVLLFTACSNDKVSKAELIQKQQEKENLGQVLFFDVNLSKNRTQSCATCHNPDTGFVDNRNNGVNSMVSLGDDNISLGDRSAPTASYAMFSPKFHYDMKKKKYIGGQFWDGREDDLAGQAGGPPLNPIEMGMKDKKEVTSRLQENPYYVQSFKDIYGDDIWENDNLAFKAMTEVIAAFERTEVFAPFDSKYDRYLKGEYDLTPLEDLGKSIFFSNNNNSCSTCHVLKGEDKLGETFTNYEYHNIGVPINEELRAKNGVTVIDGGLLNNPKVTDVKEKGKYKVPTLRNVAVTAPYMHNGVFKDLKTVMEFYDKYNDVNRKINPETNKPWREPEVKETVSLEELRSKRQSDRKIEALVAFMKILTDKKYEHLIKED encoded by the coding sequence ATGAATAATTTTAAATCAACATTATTAAGTGCATTTGCACTTTTTTCTGTTTTATTATTTACAGCTTGTTCAAATGATAAAGTATCAAAAGCAGAACTAATACAAAAACAGCAAGAAAAGGAAAACTTAGGTCAAGTTCTATTTTTTGATGTAAATCTTTCAAAGAATAGAACTCAATCTTGTGCAACTTGTCATAATCCTGATACTGGTTTTGTAGATAATAGAAACAATGGTGTAAATAGTATGGTATCACTAGGTGATGATAATATATCTCTTGGTGATAGATCAGCCCCAACGGCTTCTTATGCAATGTTTTCTCCAAAGTTTCATTATGATATGAAAAAGAAAAAATACATTGGTGGACAGTTTTGGGATGGTAGAGAAGATGATTTAGCAGGACAAGCAGGTGGACCACCATTGAATCCTATTGAAATGGGTATGAAAGACAAAAAAGAAGTAACAAGTAGATTACAAGAAAATCCATATTATGTTCAAAGTTTTAAAGATATTTATGGTGATGATATTTGGGAAAATGATAATTTAGCATTTAAAGCAATGACAGAAGTAATTGCAGCTTTTGAGCGAACAGAAGTATTTGCACCTTTTGATTCTAAATATGATAGATATTTAAAAGGCGAATATGATTTAACACCTTTAGAAGATTTAGGTAAGTCGATTTTCTTCTCAAATAATAATAACTCTTGTTCTACTTGTCATGTACTAAAAGGTGAAGATAAATTAGGTGAAACATTTACAAATTATGAATATCATAATATTGGAGTGCCTATAAATGAAGAATTAAGAGCTAAAAACGGTGTTACAGTTATTGATGGTGGTTTATTAAATAATCCAAAAGTTACAGATGTAAAAGAAAAAGGAAAATATAAAGTTCCAACTTTAAGAAATGTAGCTGTAACTGCTCCTTATATGCATAATGGAGTATTTAAAGATTTAAAAACAGTTATGGAATTTTATGATAAATACAATGATGTAAATAGAAAAATAAATCCTGAAACAAATAAACCTTGGCGTGAACCTGAAGTAAAAGAAACAGTATCACTAGAAGAACTAAGATCAAAAAGACAAAGTGATAGAAAAATAGAAGCTTTAGTTGCATTTATGAAAATTCTAACTGATAAAAAGTATGAACATCTAATAAAAGAAGATTAA
- a CDS encoding SDR family NAD(P)-dependent oxidoreductase codes for MAKRVLITGGNRGIGLSVSQAMLDLDYEIIVVAREFNGFALGGLPSVFEYEYDLSNIDGLQKLIEKIGHVDILINNAGFMQPKYSYDNYPKDAKENIMNVDLYAPVELMNLVSKSMKKQGSGKIVNVASIAGQIGHPDVWYGIAKAGLINATKIYGKLLGSHGITVNCVTPSPTETDMQSSNSEERKKEFLKTVSTKRFAQPDEVAKAIVWLATDCPDYINGTTLDINDCSYPR; via the coding sequence ATGGCAAAAAGAGTATTAATAACGGGTGGAAATAGAGGAATTGGTTTATCAGTTTCTCAAGCAATGCTAGATCTTGATTATGAAATTATTGTAGTAGCAAGAGAATTCAATGGTTTTGCCTTAGGTGGACTTCCTAGTGTTTTTGAGTATGAATATGATTTATCAAATATTGATGGTTTACAAAAATTAATAGAAAAAATAGGTCATGTTGATATTTTAATTAATAATGCTGGATTTATGCAACCTAAATATTCATATGATAATTACCCAAAAGATGCAAAAGAAAATATTATGAATGTTGACTTATATGCACCTGTAGAATTAATGAATTTAGTATCAAAAAGTATGAAAAAACAAGGTTCTGGTAAAATTGTAAATGTTGCATCAATTGCTGGACAAATAGGACATCCTGATGTTTGGTATGGAATAGCAAAAGCTGGTTTAATTAATGCTACGAAAATATATGGTAAATTATTAGGTTCTCATGGTATTACAGTTAATTGTGTAACTCCAAGTCCAACTGAAACAGATATGCAATCATCTAATTCAGAAGAGCGAAAAAAAGAGTTTTTAAAAACTGTTTCAACAAAAAGATTTGCACAACCAGATGAGGTAGCAAAAGCTATAGTTTGGCTAGCAACTGATTGTCCTGATTATATAAATGGAACTACATTAGATATTAATGACTGTTCATATCCTAGATAA
- a CDS encoding APC family permease, which produces MSHNSNRLNTFTLSGLIIGPILGSGLILLPPLLYNMVGNFSLIIWAIILTLGFIFALIFGKLAVLYKGDGGVSLATKEAMGKKYQLLTSFYLICAVFFGPVAVLIIAAEFIKPYFPNVSLELLGFFIYILTYLFLLIKINFLGKLMLIVSSVITLIFLISSINIILNINNFHFTLPTLSINEFGHSLIIVFWSIVGWEVIGNYSKEVEKTKTLTNAVKLSAIIISLVYILTAIAICFGDFPKDEEFKLVWIIKPIFTDFSNAILATVSIILCIGTLILFVGGVARLISSLNLTTYTSKHLSNNTPIGALNLLSIIYIITLLLVYSKILTLDNLVAFADGFFIANAIIGLITAVILFEKGFLKISAIILSILFGIILLFSNIFIILVIFLLFLFTYLKK; this is translated from the coding sequence TTGAGTCATAATTCAAATAGATTAAATACATTTACACTATCAGGACTAATAATTGGTCCAATTTTAGGTTCTGGTTTAATTTTACTCCCTCCTTTGCTTTATAATATGGTTGGAAACTTTTCATTAATTATATGGGCTATTATTTTAACTTTAGGATTTATATTTGCTCTTATTTTTGGGAAACTTGCAGTTTTATATAAAGGAGATGGTGGAGTTAGTCTTGCAACAAAAGAAGCAATGGGGAAGAAATACCAACTTCTAACTTCTTTTTACCTCATCTGTGCAGTATTTTTTGGACCTGTTGCTGTTTTAATAATTGCAGCAGAATTTATCAAACCCTACTTTCCAAATGTTTCACTTGAATTATTAGGTTTTTTTATTTATATATTAACCTATTTATTTTTACTTATAAAAATAAATTTTCTTGGTAAATTAATGTTAATAGTAAGCTCTGTTATTACACTAATATTTTTAATTTCAAGTATAAATATCATATTAAATATAAATAACTTTCACTTTACCTTACCAACTTTATCAATAAATGAATTTGGTCATTCACTAATAATTGTATTTTGGTCTATTGTAGGATGGGAAGTTATAGGAAACTATTCAAAAGAAGTAGAAAAAACTAAAACATTAACAAATGCAGTTAAACTATCAGCAATAATTATTTCACTTGTATATATATTAACAGCTATTGCAATATGTTTTGGTGATTTTCCCAAAGATGAAGAATTCAAACTCGTTTGGATAATCAAACCTATTTTTACAGATTTCTCAAATGCAATTCTAGCCACAGTTTCAATAATACTTTGTATTGGTACTCTTATTCTTTTTGTAGGTGGAGTAGCACGTCTTATTTCATCATTAAACCTAACAACATATACCTCAAAGCATTTATCTAATAATACACCAATTGGAGCATTAAACCTTTTATCTATTATTTATATAATAACTCTTTTACTTGTATATTCTAAGATTTTAACTTTGGATAATTTAGTAGCATTTGCTGATGGATTTTTTATTGCAAATGCAATAATTGGTCTTATAACAGCCGTTATACTTTTTGAAAAAGGATTTTTAAAAATTAGTGCTATTATTTTAAGTATATTATTTGGAATAATTCTACTATTTTCAAATATATTTATTATTTTAGTAATTTTTTTACTATTTTTATTTACCTATTTAAAAAAATAG